The DNA sequence CCAAGTTTTTAAGGGCGCACGGTGGATGCCTTGGCACCAGGAACCGATGAAGGACGTGGGAGGCCGCGATAGGCCCCGGGGAGCTGTCAACCGAGCTGTGATCCGGGGGTGTCCGAATGGGGAAACCCGGCAGTCGTCATGGGCTGTCACCCATACCTGAACACATAGGGTATGTGGAGGGAACGCGGGGAAGTGAAACATCTCAGTACCCGCAGGAAGAGAAAACAACCGTGATTCCGGGAGTAGTGGCGAGCGAAACTGGATGAGGCTAAACCGTATGTGTGTGATACCCGGCAGGGGTTGCGCATGCGGGGTTGTGGGAGTGAGCTTCAGTCGTCTGCCGGCGGCTGGGTGAGTCAGAAACCATTGCGATAGGCGAAGGGCATGCGAAAGGCCCGGCGTAGAGGGTAAGACCCCCGTAGCTGAAATCGTGGTGGCTTGCTTGCTTGTTTCCCAAGTAGCACGGGGCCCGAGAAATCCCGTGTGAATCTGGCGGGACCACCCGCTAAGCCTAAATATTCCCTGGTGACCGATAGCGGATAGTACCGTGAGGGAATGGTGAAAAGTACCGCGGGAGCGGAGTGAAATAGTACCTGAAACCGTGTGCCTACAAGCCGTGGGAGCGTCGCGCAGAGACTTGTCTCTGCGTCGTGACTGCGTGCCTTTTGAAGAATGAGCCTGCGAGTTTGCGGTGTGTTGCGAGGTTAACCCGTGTGGGGGAGCCGTAGCGAAAGCGAGTCCGAAGAGGGCGTTTGAGTAGCGCGCTCAAGACCCGAAGCGGAGTGATCTAGCCATGGGCAGGTTGAAGCGGAGGTAAGACTTCGTGGAGGACCGAACCCACCAGGGTTGAAAACCTGGGGGATGACCTGTGGTTAGGGGTGAAAGGCCAATCAAACTCCGTGATAGCTGGTTCTCCCCGAAATGCATTTAGGTGCAGCGTCGTGTGTTTCTTGCCGGAGGTAGAGCACTGGATAGGCGATGGGCCCTACCGGGTTACTGACCTTAGCCAAACTCCGAATGCCGGTAAGTGAGAGCGCGGCAGTGAGACTGTGGGGGATAAGCTCCATGGTCGAGAGGGAAACAGCCCAGAGCATCGACTAAGGCCCCTAAGCGTACGCTAAGTGGGAAAGGATGTGGAGTCGCAGAGACAACCAGGAGGTTGGCTTAGAAGCAGCCATCCTTGAAAGAGTGCGTAATAGCTCACTGGTCAAGTGATTCCGCGCCGACAATGTAGCGGGGCTCAAGCGTACCGCCGAAGTCGTGTCATTGCAGCGTAAGGCCTAACGGCTGTTGTGATGGGTAGGGGAGCGTCGTGTGCCGGGTGAAGCAGCCGTGTAAGCGAGTTGTGGATGGTTCACGAGTGAGAATGCAGGCATGAGTAGCGATTCACACGTGGGAAACGTGTGCGCCGATTGACTAAGGGTTCCTGGGTCAAGCTGATCTGCCCAGGGTAAGTCGGGACCTAAGGCGAGGCCGACAGGCGTAGTCGATGGACAACCGGTTGATATTCCGGTACCCGCTTTGAAGCGCCAACGCTGAACCAGGCGATGCTAAGTCCGTGAAGCCGCCCTGGATCCTTCGGGTGAAGGGGAGTGGTGGAGCCGACGGTCCAGACCTGTAGTAGGTGAGTGATGGGGTGACGCAGGAAGGTAGTCCAGCCCGGGCGGTGGTTGTCCCGGGGTAAGGGTGTAGCCCGAGGGGTAGGTAAATCCGTCTCTCATTATGGGTGAGACCTGATGCCGAGCCGATTGTGGTGAAGTGGATGATCCTATGCTGTCGAGAAAAGCCTCTAGCGAGTTTCATGGCGGCCCGTACCCTAAACCGACTCAGGTGGTCAGGTAGAGAATACCGAGGCGTTCGGGTGAACTATGGTTAAGGAACTCGGCAAAATGCCCCCGTAACTTCGGGAGAAGGGGGGCCATTGCTGGTGATGAGTTTTGCACTCGGAGCTGGTGGTGGCCGCAGAGACCAGCGAGAAGCGACTGTTTACTAAAAACACAGGTCCGTGCGAAGCCGTAAGGCGATGTATACGGACTGACGCCTGCCCGGTGCTGGAACGTTAAGGGGACCGGTTAGTCACATTTCGGTGTGGCGAAGCTGAGAACTTAAGCGCCAGTAAACGGCGGTGGTAACTATAACCATCCTAAGGTAGCGAAATTCCTTGTCGGGTAAGTTCCGACCTGCACGAATGGCGTAACGACTTCTCGACTGTCTCAACCATAGGCCCGGTGAAATTGCACTACGAGTAAAGATGCTCGTTTCGCGCAGCAGGACGGAAAGACCCCGGGACCTTTACTACAGCTTGATATTGGTGTTCGGTTCGGCTTGTGTAGGATAGGTGGGAGACTGTGAAGCCGCAACGCCAGTTGTGGTGGAGTCGTTGTTGAAATACCACTCTGGTCGTGCTGGATGTCTAACCTGGGTCCGTGATCCGGATCAGGGACAGTGTCTGGTGGGTAGTTTAACTGGGGCGGTTGCCTCCTAAAGGGTAACGGAGGCGCCCAAAGGTTCCCTCAGCCTGGTTGGCAATCAGGTGTTGAGTGTAAGTGCACAAGGGAGCTTGACTGTGAGACCGACGGGTCGAGCAGGGACGAAAGTCGGGACTAGTGATCCGGCGGTGGCTTGTGGAAGCGCCGTCGCTCAACGGATAAAAGGTACCCCGGGGATAACAGGCTGATCTTCCCCAAGAGTCCATATCGACGGGATGGTTTGGCACCTCGATGTCGGCTCGTCGCATCCTGGGGCTGGAGTCGGTCCCAAGGGTTGGGCTGTTCGCCCATTAAAGCGGTACGCGAGCTGGGTTTAGAACGTCGTGAGACAGTTCGGTCCCTATCCGCTGTGCGCGTAGGAGTCTTGAGAAGGGCTGTCCCTAGTACGAGAGGACCGGGACGGACGAACCTCTGGTGTGCCAGTTGTTCTGCCAAGGGCATGGCTGGTTGGCTACGTTCGGGAGGGATAACCGCTGAAAGCATCTAAGCGGGAAGCCTGCTTCGAGATGAGGGCTCCCACCTCCTTGAGGGGTTAAGGCTCCCAGTAGACGACTGGGTTGATAGGCCAGATATGGAAGCCGGGTGACCGGTGGAGTTGACTGGTACTAATAGGCCGAGGGCTTGTCCTCAGTTGCTCGCGTCCACTGTGTTGGTTCTGAAGTAATGAACCGTGTTGTTTCCGGTTGTTATCTTCATAGTGTTTCGGTGGTCATAGCGTTAGGGAAACGCCCGGTTACATTCCGAACCCGGAAGCTAAGCCTTTCAGCGCCGATGGTACTGCAGGGGGGACCCTGTGGGAGAGTAGGACGCCGCCGAACAAATTTTGCAGAGAGCCCTGTCGGGACTTCGGTCACCGGCAGGGCTCTCTTCTTTTGTTGTGCTGTGAGCCACTCGGTGTTCATGTTGTATGGGCACGATGCCGCTCATGGGGACTCCTACGGATGAGCTGCTGCATGAGTTGACCCGGACAGGTGTACGGCCGGGCGACGAGGTGATCGTGCCGTCCTACGGCACTCCCGAGGCCGCGGAAGCGGTGCTGCTGGTCGGCGCCAGGCCGGTGTTCGTGGACATCGACGCCCGTACCTACTGCATAGACCCGGCCGCGGTGGCCGAGGCGCTGACGCCCCGGACCGCGGCTGTCGTGGCCATTCACACCTTCGGCCACCCGGCGGACATGGCGGCCCTCACCGAGCTCGGCCGACGGCACGGCGTGCTGGTGATCGGCCACGGTGCGGGCTGCGAGCCCGCGGGGGAGATCCTGCGGCGGCAGGCGAACGCGGCGTACCTGGACGGGAAGCTGCGCGGTGTTCTCACGCCGGCGGTCGCGCCCGGAGTGGAGCACACCTATCAGCAGTACGTCGTCCGGGTCCCCGGCAATGGCCGGCCGGACCGGGACGCCTTCGCCCGTACGCTGCGTTCACGCGGCGTCGTATGCCATGTCCCCGTACAGACGCCCGCGCACCGTACCGCGCGCTTCCGGCGCGATCTGTGGCTCGTGGAGACCGAGCGGGCGGCCGATGAGTGCCTGGCGCTGCCCGTCGATCCGACCATGTCGAGGCGGGAGTTGCAGCGCGTGGTCTCGGCCTGCAACGCGCTGGGCGGGCTGCTCCAGTCAGCCGCCTGAGCCCCGGGGCGGGTGGTCGGGAGCGCACTCGAGTTCGGGTATGATCTATCTCGTCGACGCGCCCCAATAGCTCAGTCGGCAGAGCGTCTCCATGGTAAGGAGAAGGTCTACGGTTCGATTCCGTATTGGGGCTCTCCTGCGAAGGCCCCCGCCATATGGCGGGGGCCTTCGTCATGTGGCGGGATGTTGTGGCGAGCGCCGTAGGGAACACCCGGCGCCCGCCCCCCCCGGCCGGGCCGCCTCAGGAGTCGGCCGGCTCGGGGACGCGCATGGCCAGGATCGCCATGTCGTCGGACGGCGGGTCCGCCGCGAAGCGCTCGACCGCCCGCAGCACCCGGGCGGCCACCGCGCCCGCCGTAAGGCCGGTGCAGGTCGTCAGGACGTCGACAAGGCCGTCGTCGCCGAGCATCCTGGTGCCCTCACGCCGCTCCGTGACGCCGTCGGTGACGCACAGCAGCACGTCTCCCGGGTCGAGCGTCACCGTCTGCTCGTACAGCTCCAGATCGTCCATGACGCCGAGCAGCGGCTGGGGCTCGGCCGCCGCCTCCACGCTGCCGTCCTGGCGCAGCCGGAGCGGCAGGGGGTGCCCGGCGCAGACGACCTTGAGGACCGCGCTGCCGTCGTGCTGCGGCCACAACTCCCCGTAGAGGAGGGTCAGGAAGCGGCTGCGGGCGCCCTCGTCGAGGATGGCCGCGTTGAGCCGCTCCAGGACCGCGGGGCCCCCGAAGCCCTCGCGGGCGAGCAGCCGCAGGGCGTGCCGGGCGAGTCCGGTGACCGCGGCGGCCTCCGGTCCGGTGCCGCAGACGTCGCCGATGGCGAAGCCGTACGCCCCCTCGCGGATCGGGAAGAGATCGTAGAAGTCTCCGCCGACCTCGTTGCCCTCGCCCGCCGCGCGGTAGATGACCTCGACCTCGACCCCGTCGACCTCCGGCAGTTCGGGCGGCAGCAGACTGCGCTGCAGGGACTGGCTGATGGCGGTGCGCTCCGAGTAGAGCCGCGCGTTGTCCAGCGCGAGCGCCGCCCGGCGGGAGAGGTCCTCGGCGAGCTCCAGGTTCTCCTGGCGGAAATGCTCGTCGGTGGGCTTGCCGAGGACGAGCATGCCGATGACGCGGTTACGGGCCACCAGGGGCAGCACGACCGTCTCCCCGCCGACCGCGGAGGCGGTCGCCAGCGAGGCGCCGGGGCCCGAGGAGGGACGGGCGGAATCGCCGAGGCTGAGGCTGCGCAGCGAGGTGCGCAGGGCGGCGGCGTGGGCCGCGTCATAGGGGCCGGACCAGCTGCGGGCTCCGCCGGTGGGGACTTGCTCCGGCGGGTCGATCTTCATCAGCAGGGCCTTGAGCCCGTCGATGCGGTCCTCGTCCTCGTGCAGCACGTACGACAGCTCGGGCTCGGATGCCTGGTCGGCGACCGTATAGACGGCGCACCAACTGGCCAGCGTGGGCACCGTCATCTGGGCCATGAGGGCCAGCGTCTGATCGCGGTCCAGGGTGCCCGCGAGGAGGTCGGACGCCTCGACGAGGAAGGACAGGGAGCCGCGGCGGAGCCGCTCCAGCTCGGTGAGGCGGGCCCGCTCGACGGCGAGGGCGATGCGGTCGGCGGCGAACTGGAGCCGCAGGGCCTCTTCATTGCTGTAGCGGGCGGGGGACTCGGCGGCCACGCCGAGCGAGCCGGTGAGCCGGCCCTCGACCTTCAGCGGGACGGTGACGACGGAGCGCATCCCGGTGTTCACCAAGAGCGGAACGGCTCCGGGCACCGCGGACAGATCCTCGTGGACGGCGGGCATCCGGGCCGAGCCGTAGCGCCCCGAGCCCGCTTCGACGGGGACGCGGGCGAAGCGCTGGCGGGCGGAGGGCAGCCCGGTGGAGGCGCGGACCTCCAACTCGGTTTCGTCGTCGGTGGCCAGCAGCAGATACGCGGCGTCGCCGTCGAGCATGTCGCGGGCCCGCTCGACGGTGCGCTGGAGCAGCCCGTCGAGGTCGTCGGGGGCCGGGGAGCCGATGAAGACCTCGAAGGCGTCGGTGGCCGGGCCCCGCTCGGCCGTGTCGGTGGTGTCGCCCCCCGCACCGCGCATCTGGCTCTGCAGCACGGCGCGCTCGCGGTCGCGCACCAGCAGACAGACGGTGGACGGCTCGCCCTCGGCGTCGCGGACGCGCAGATGGGAGGCGTAGACGGGGGAGACCCGGCCGTCGGCGCCGCGGATGCCGTACGAGCCCTCCCAGCGGGAGAGCAACAGCGCCTCGGCGACCCCGGTGCTGGTGCCGGGGGTGTGCGGCCAGGCCGCGAGATCGGTCAGCGGTTTGCCGATGACCTGCTCCGGTGGGTAACCGAACAGTGCCTGAGCGTCCTCGTTCCAGGCGCTGATCAGACCGCCGCTGTCGACCTGGACGACGCCGACCCGCACCCGGGAGTCGGCGATGGGCAGGGCGCTGGAGGGCAGGGCGGGCCCGGCGGCCCGGGTGCCCGCCGGACGGTCGGGGAAGTCGAGGTGGAACCAGACGTGCTTATGGGTCGCGGTGTACTCGACGCCCCAGCGGGCGGCGAGCGCGGCGCACAGCAGCAGTCCGCGGCCGCCCTCGCGGTCGGGGTGCCCGAAGTGGTGGCCGCCGTTGCTCTGGAGCGGGACCTCGCGCTCGGGGTAGCGGTCGGCGACCTCGACGCGTACGCCGGTGTCGGCGCGGATGCAGACCACGTCGGCGGTGGTACCGGCGTGCACCACCGCGTTGGTGACAAGTTCGCTGGTGAGGACGACGGCGTCGTCCACGATGTCGGTGAGGCCCCACCCCTGAAGGGTGTCCCGGACAAAGGTGCGGGCGGCGGCGACCGAGCGTCCCACCGGTTCGAAGGTGGCGGCTGCCCGCGCGGTGATCACAGGTCTCCTCATATGTGTCTCGGCGAACTGCTCACCCATGTCGCAGCGCCCCTCCGATGCCCTGGCCGGTTGCCAGGTTACTTACCATCGACGCTCGCGCGAATGCCGGTCGGCCCCGATTCCACCCAGAGTGTGCTGTCGGCGGTGTGCGATGCTGCCGAACTGTTATGGCCTGGTTGGGGCATGGTGAAACACTGGGGAAGCTGGAAGAAGAACCCGACGAGGACGGTCAACCCTGCGGGAGGGACACGGTGGAGTCTGGCGCAGCGGCGCGGGGCACGAATACGCGCGCGAAAGGCGGACGGTCCCGGAGCAATGGGACGACTGAAGTGGAGACGGCGGCCCTGAACCGGCTGCTGACCGCGATGACGGCCATGCGGGACGGGAACTTCCGCAAGCGGCTGACGGTCTCGGGCGAGGGCGTCATGTCCGAGATCGCGGCCGTTTTCAACGAGGTCGCGGATCGCAATCTGCAACTTACCGGCGAGCTGACCCGGGTACGGCGGGTGGTCGGCCGGGAGGGCAAGCTCACCGAGCGGCTGGAGACCGGCGCCTGTGAGGGGCAGTGGGCGGCGGCCATCGATGCCTCCAACGCCCTGGTGGACGATCTTGTGCGGCCGGTGTCCGAGGTGGGCCGGGTGCTGTCGGCGGTCGCCGAGGGCGACCTGGAGCAGCGCATGGACCTGCGGGCACAGGGCGCCGACGGGTCGGCGCATCCGCTGCGCGGTGAGTTCCTGAAGGTGGGGCGCACCGTCAACGGCCTGGTGGACCAGCTCTCGGCGTTCACCGATGAGGTGACGCGGGTCGCGAGCGAGGTCGGCACCGAGGGCAAGCTGGGTGGCCAGGCCCGAGTGCGCGGAATGTCGGGTTCGTGGAAGGACCTGACGGAGTCCGTCAACACGATGGCCTCCCGGCTCACCGCTCAGGTGCGTGATATCGCTCTCGTGACCACGGCGGTGGCGAAGGGTGATCTGTCCCGGAAGGTCACGGTTCATGTGTCCGGGGAGATGCTCGAGCTGAAGGAAACCGTCAACACGATGGTGGACCAGCTCTCCTCGTTCGCCGCCGAGGTGACCAGAGTCGCCCGTGAGGTGGGCACCGAGGGCGAGCTCGGCGGTCAGGCGCAGGTGCCGGGCGTCGCGGGGGTCTGGAAGGACCTCACCGACTCCGTCAACCTGATGGCCGGGAACCTGACCGCTCAGGTGCGCGGTATCGCCCAGGTGACCACGGCGGTCGCCAATGGCGATCTGTCGCAGAAGGTGACGGTGAGCGCACGCGGCGAGGTCGCGCAGCTGGCTGACACGATCAACACCATGACCGAGACGCTGCGCACCTTCGCCGACGAGGTCACGCGGGTGGCCAGCGAGGTCGGCGCCGAGGGGCTGCTGGGCGGTCAGGCGCAGGTGCCGGGTGCGGCGGGGACGTGGAAGGATCTCACCGATTCGGTGAACACCGCGTTCCGGAACCTCACCGCTCAGGTGCGGGACATCGCCCAGGTGACCACGGCGGTGGCGAACGGTGATCTGTCGCAGAAGGTCACCGTGGACGTGGCCGGGGAGATGCTGGAGCTGAAGAACACCGTCAACACGATGGTGGACCAGCTTCAGTCCTTCGGCGCCGAGGTGACGCGGGTGGCCCGGGAGATCGGCGTCGAGGGCGAGCTGGGCGGTCAGGCGCAGGTGCCGGGTGCGGCGGGGACGTGGAAGGATCTCACCGATTCGGTGAACACCGCGTTCCGGAACCTCACCGGACAGGTGCGCAACATCGCCCAGGTGACCACGGCGGTGGCGAACGGCGATCTGTCGCAGAAGGTCACTGTCGATGTCTCCGGTGAGATGCTCAAGCTGAAGAACACCGTGAACACCATGGTGGACCAGCTGTCCTCGTTCGCCGACCAGGTCACCAGGATGGCGCGGGACGTGGGCACCGAGGGCCGGCTGGGCGGCCAGGCCCGGGTGGACGGGGTCAGCGGGGTCTGGAAGGACCTCACCGACTCCGTCAACTCGATGGCGGGGAATCTGACCGCTCAGGTGCGGGGTATCGCCCAGGTGACGACGGCGGTCGCGCGTGGCGATCTGTCGCAGAAGATCGACGTCGATGCGCGCGGCGAGATCCTGGAGCTGAAGAACACCATCAACACGATGGTCGACCAGCTCTCCGACTTCGCCGAGCAGGTGACCCGGGTCGCCCGCGAGGTGGGTACGGACGGCCGGCTGGGCGGTCAGGCGCAGGTGCCCGGTGTGGCCGGTGTGTGGCGCGATCTGACCGACTCGGTGAACGGCATGGCGGGCAATCTGACCGCTCAGGTGCGCAATATCGCGCAGGTCGCCACGGCGGTCGCGCGCGGTGACCTCTCGCAGAAGATCGACGTCGATGCGCGCGGCGAGATCCTGGAGCTGAAGAACACCCTGAACACGATGGTGGACCAGCTGTCGTCGTTCGCGGAGGAGGTCACCAGGGTCGCCCGTGAGGTGGGCACCGAGGGCCAGTTGGGCGGCCAGGCCGAGGTACAGGGCGTCTCCGGGACGTGGAAGGACCTCACCCAGTCCGTCAACAGCATGGCCAACAACCTGACGTCCCAGGTGCGTTCCATCGCCGAGGTGACGACGGCGGTCGCCAAGGGCGACCTGTCGAAGAAGATCACCGTCGATGCCAAGGGCGAGATCCTGGAGCTGGTCACCACCGTGAACACGATGGTGGACCAGCTGTCGTCGTTCGCCGAGCAGGTGACCCGGGTGGCCCGTGAGGTGGGCACCGAGGGGCAGTTGGGCGGTCAGGCGCGGGTTCCGGGTGTGACCGGCATCTGGAAGGACCTGAGCAACAACGTCAACCTGATGGCCAACAACCTGACCATTCAGGTGCGGAACATTTCGCAGGTCTCGGCCGCGGTCGCCAACGGCGATCTGACGAAGAAGGTCACGGTCGAGGCGCGCGGCGAGGTCGCGGCCCTGGCCGACACCGTCAACACGATGGTGACGACGTTGTCCTCGTTCGCCGACGAGGTCACGCGGGTGGCCCGCGAGGTGGGCACGGACGGCATCCTGGGCGGTCAGGCCCGGGTGCCCGGCGTCTCGGGGACGTGGAAGGACCTCACCGAGTCCGTGAACTCGATGGCGTCCAACCTGACCGGACAGGTCCGCAACATCGCGATGGTCACCACGGCGATCGCCCAGGGTGATCTGACCAAGAAGATCGACATCGAGGCGCGGGGCGAGATCCTCGAGCTCAAGACCACGATCAACACGATGGTGGACCAGCTCTCGTCGTTCGCCGACCAGGTGACCCGGGTGGCCCGTGAGGTGGGCACCGAAGGGCAGCTGGGCGGCCAGGCTCGGGTGCGGGACGTGGCCGGCACCTGGAAGGACCTGACCGAGTCGGTGAACGAGATGGCCGGCAACCTGACCCGTCAGGTGCGCGCCATCGCCGAGGTCGCCACCGCGGTGACCCGCGGTGATCTCAACCTCAAGATCGACGTGGACGCCTCGGGCGAGATCCAGGTCCTCCAGGACCACATCAACACCATGATCGCCAACCTGCGCGAGACGACGCTCGCCAACAAGGAGCAGGACTGGCTCAAGGGCAACCTCGCCCGGATCTCCGGTCTCATGCAGGGCCGTCGCGACCTCGAGGACGTCGCCCGGCTGATCATGAGCGAGCTGACCCCGGTGGTCTCCGCCCAGCACGGCGCGTTCTTCCTGGCCGTACCGCCCGGTGAGGGCACCGAGGTGGTCGCGGACAGCACCTCCGACGACGGCTACGAACTGCTCCTGGTCGGTTCCTACGGCTACACCCACGGCTCGATGCCCACGCGCTTCAAGCCCGGGGAGACGCTGATCGGCACGGTCGCCGAGGAGAAGCGCCCGATTCTGGTGGAGAACGTGCCACCGGGATATCTCAAGATCGCCTCGGGGCTCGGCGAGGCGGCCCCGGCCCATGTGATCGTCCTGCCGGTGCTCTTCGAGGGGCAGCTGCTGGGCGTGATCGAGCTGGCCTCGTTCCAGCCCTTCGCCCAGATCCAGAAGGACTTCCTCAACCAGATCGCCGAGATGATCGGCACCAGCGTCAACACCATCAGCGTCAACACCAAGACCGAGGTGCTGCTGAAGCAGTCGCAGGAGCTGACCGAGCAGCTGCGGGAGCGGTCTGCCGAGCTGGAGAACCGGCAGAAGGCGCTCCAGGCGTCCAACGCGGAGCTGGAGGAGAAGTCCGAGCGGCTGGCCCGGCAGAACCGCGACATCGAGGTCAAGAACACCGAGATCGAGGAAGCCCGGCAGGTGCTGGAGGAGCGCGCCGAGCAGCTCGCCGTCTCGATGCGTTACAAGAGCGAGTTCCTGGCGAACATGTCGCATGAGCTGCGCACACCGCTGAACTCCCTGCTGATCCTCGCCAAGCTGCTCGCCGACAACGCCGACGGCAACCTTTCGCCGAAGCAGGTGGAGTTCGCCGAGACGATCCACGGCGCGGGCTCGGACCTTCTTCAGCTGATCAACGACATCCTGGACCTGTCGAAGGTCGAGGCGGGCAAGATGGACGTCAGCCCGACCCGTATCGCCCTGGTCCAGCTGGTCGACTACGTGGAGGCCACCTTCCGGCCGCTGACCGCCGAGAAGGGCCTGGACTTCTCCGTAAGGGTCTCGCCGGAGCTCCCGGCGACCCTGCACACCGATGAGCAGCGGCTGCTCCAGGTGCTGCGCAATCTGCTGTCCAACGCGGTGAAGTTCACCGACAGCGGCGCCGTGGAGCTGGTCATCCGCCCGGCCGGCGCGGATGTGCCCCACGCCATCCGGGAACAGCTGCTGGAGCACGGTGCCTTGCGCGACGCGGACGCCGAGATGATCGCCTTCTCGGTCACCGACACCGGTATCGGCATCGCGGCGAGCAAGATGCGGGTGATCTTCGAGGCGTTCAAGCAGGCCGACGGCACCACCAGCCGGAAGTACGGCGGCACCGGACTCGGCCTGTCCATCAGCCGGGAGATCGCCCGGCTGCTGGGCGGCGAGATCCACGCGGCCAGCGAACCGGGCCGCGGCTCGACGTTCACGCTCTACCTGCCGCTGCACCCCAGTGAGCTGCCGCCCCAGGGCTACCCGCAGCTCGCGCCGAGCAGCTCGGACTCCGGTCGGCTGGCGCTCGAGGCGCTCCCCAGCGGCGCGGAGGAGACCGCGGAGGACGGTGCCGAGGCGGAGGAGGACGCAGCCCCGGCGCCGCGCGCACGCGGCGGCTCCGGGCTGTCCCGGCGGCGTCAGCGGGCCGAGCAGGAGGCGGCACAGGCCGAGGTGCAGCAGTCCCCGCCGGAGGCGGAGCCGAGCCGTCGGTCGGCCGGCCGCCGACCGGGACGGCAGGCGCAGGCCCCCGAGCCGTGGCTGCTGGGCGGCCAGGACCTGGTGGCCCCGGAGCCGGCGGGCGGCTTCCACGGCGAGAAGGTGCTGATCGTCGACGACGACATCCGTAATGTCTTCGCGCTGACCAGCGTGCTGGAGCAGCACGGGCTGCAGGTCCTGTACGCGGAGAACGGCCGGGAGGGCATCGAGGTCCTGGAGCAGCACGACGACGTCGTGCTCGTCCTGATGGACATCATGATGCCGGAGATGGACGGCTACGCCACGACGGCCGCGATCCGCAGGATGCCCCAGTTCGCCGGGCTGCCGATCATCGCCCTCACCGCGAAGGCGATGAAGGGCGACCGGGAGAAGAGCATCGAAGCGGGCGCGTCGGACTACGTCACCAAGCCGGTCGACACCGATCATCTCCTTACGGTGATGGAGCAGTGGATGTCGGGGGAGTGACCCGCGGCGCGCCCGGCCCGGCCGTGGTGTTGACTGAGTGTCGCCGAACACGTGTGGGAACGCGGTATTCGGGGAACTTTCTGGTCCCCCACCGCGTTTCTGCTACGTGCACAGTGACATCGCGGTGACAGGGTGTGGCGAACAGCGGGGTGCGGCTACCATGACCGGCACAAGGACGGGCGGCGCAAGGGAGTCGTCCCCTGGGGCGGCGCCCGGTGCTTTCCCCGGCTCTTCGAGCTGGGGAGAACCCACGCCGGGACGAGGAGGACGGGGCATGGTGCAGAAGGCCAAGATCCTCCTGGTCGATGACCGGCCGGAGAATCTGCTGGCGCTGGAGGCCATTCTCTCCGCGCTCGATCAGACCCTGGTGCGGGCATCGTCAGGGGAGGAGGCGCTCAAGGCGCTGCTGACGGACGACTTCGCGGTGATTCTGCTGGACGTCCAGATGCCGGGCATGGACGGATTCGAGACCGCCGCGCACATCAAGCGCCGGGAGCGGACCCGCGACATCCCGATCATCTTCCTCACGGCGATCAACCATGGCCCGCACCACACCTTCCGGGGCTACGCGGCCGGCGCGGTGGACTACATCTCCAAGCCGTTCGACCCCTGGGTGCTGAGAGCCAAGGTCTCGGTCTTCGTGGATCTGTACATGAAGAACTGCCAGCTGCGGGAGCAGGCCTCGCTGCTGCGGCTGCAGTTGGAGGGCGGTCAGCCCGCGGCCGGGGACGCCAAGGAGTCGGCGGGGCTGCTCGCCGAGCTCTCCGCCCGGCTCGCCGCCGTCGAGGAGCAGGCCGAGGCGCTCTCCAAACAGCTGGACGAGTCGGCCGACGCC is a window from the Streptomyces luomodiensis genome containing:
- a CDS encoding HAMP domain-containing protein, with product MESGAAARGTNTRAKGGRSRSNGTTEVETAALNRLLTAMTAMRDGNFRKRLTVSGEGVMSEIAAVFNEVADRNLQLTGELTRVRRVVGREGKLTERLETGACEGQWAAAIDASNALVDDLVRPVSEVGRVLSAVAEGDLEQRMDLRAQGADGSAHPLRGEFLKVGRTVNGLVDQLSAFTDEVTRVASEVGTEGKLGGQARVRGMSGSWKDLTESVNTMASRLTAQVRDIALVTTAVAKGDLSRKVTVHVSGEMLELKETVNTMVDQLSSFAAEVTRVAREVGTEGELGGQAQVPGVAGVWKDLTDSVNLMAGNLTAQVRGIAQVTTAVANGDLSQKVTVSARGEVAQLADTINTMTETLRTFADEVTRVASEVGAEGLLGGQAQVPGAAGTWKDLTDSVNTAFRNLTAQVRDIAQVTTAVANGDLSQKVTVDVAGEMLELKNTVNTMVDQLQSFGAEVTRVAREIGVEGELGGQAQVPGAAGTWKDLTDSVNTAFRNLTGQVRNIAQVTTAVANGDLSQKVTVDVSGEMLKLKNTVNTMVDQLSSFADQVTRMARDVGTEGRLGGQARVDGVSGVWKDLTDSVNSMAGNLTAQVRGIAQVTTAVARGDLSQKIDVDARGEILELKNTINTMVDQLSDFAEQVTRVAREVGTDGRLGGQAQVPGVAGVWRDLTDSVNGMAGNLTAQVRNIAQVATAVARGDLSQKIDVDARGEILELKNTLNTMVDQLSSFAEEVTRVAREVGTEGQLGGQAEVQGVSGTWKDLTQSVNSMANNLTSQVRSIAEVTTAVAKGDLSKKITVDAKGEILELVTTVNTMVDQLSSFAEQVTRVAREVGTEGQLGGQARVPGVTGIWKDLSNNVNLMANNLTIQVRNISQVSAAVANGDLTKKVTVEARGEVAALADTVNTMVTTLSSFADEVTRVAREVGTDGILGGQARVPGVSGTWKDLTESVNSMASNLTGQVRNIAMVTTAIAQGDLTKKIDIEARGEILELKTTINTMVDQLSSFADQVTRVAREVGTEGQLGGQARVRDVAGTWKDLTESVNEMAGNLTRQVRAIAEVATAVTRGDLNLKIDVDASGEIQVLQDHINTMIANLRETTLANKEQDWLKGNLARISGLMQGRRDLEDVARLIMSELTPVVSAQHGAFFLAVPPGEGTEVVADSTSDDGYELLLVGSYGYTHGSMPTRFKPGETLIGTVAEEKRPILVENVPPGYLKIASGLGEAAPAHVIVLPVLFEGQLLGVIELASFQPFAQIQKDFLNQIAEMIGTSVNTISVNTKTEVLLKQSQELTEQLRERSAELENRQKALQASNAELEEKSERLARQNRDIEVKNTEIEEARQVLEERAEQLAVSMRYKSEFLANMSHELRTPLNSLLILAKLLADNADGNLSPKQVEFAETIHGAGSDLLQLINDILDLSKVEAGKMDVSPTRIALVQLVDYVEATFRPLTAEKGLDFSVRVSPELPATLHTDEQRLLQVLRNLLSNAVKFTDSGAVELVIRPAGADVPHAIREQLLEHGALRDADAEMIAFSVTDTGIGIAASKMRVIFEAFKQADGTTSRKYGGTGLGLSISREIARLLGGEIHAASEPGRGSTFTLYLPLHPSELPPQGYPQLAPSSSDSGRLALEALPSGAEETAEDGAEAEEDAAPAPRARGGSGLSRRRQRAEQEAAQAEVQQSPPEAEPSRRSAGRRPGRQAQAPEPWLLGGQDLVAPEPAGGFHGEKVLIVDDDIRNVFALTSVLEQHGLQVLYAENGREGIEVLEQHDDVVLVLMDIMMPEMDGYATTAAIRRMPQFAGLPIIALTAKAMKGDREKSIEAGASDYVTKPVDTDHLLTVMEQWMSGE
- a CDS encoding response regulator, coding for MVQKAKILLVDDRPENLLALEAILSALDQTLVRASSGEEALKALLTDDFAVILLDVQMPGMDGFETAAHIKRRERTRDIPIIFLTAINHGPHHTFRGYAAGAVDYISKPFDPWVLRAKVSVFVDLYMKNCQLREQASLLRLQLEGGQPAAGDAKESAGLLAELSARLAAVEEQAEALSKQLDESADAAAVATAAHLERKLTGLRRALDALEPGAGSGAGQVPSQN